Genomic segment of Paenibacillus sp. FSL R5-0623:
CGCGTTCATCATACGTATACGCCGTTCGTGCGCCTGGCCGCATTTGTTTCCTGCAGCAAGCGACCGCTGCGGTCATACGTTAGACGGGTCTCGTTCCCACTGGCATCGGTGTAGCTCATATGGCGATCTTCCCCATCCCATGTCTGGCGATAGGTCACTTCATCTGCGCCTTCGCCATTGATGACGGAGACCAGACGACCTGCACCATCGGTAACAGAGACACGTTTCGTTCGCATTTCTGGGCGCATATCTTCATAAAGAAAGATAGCCTGTTGAGAACTTATTCTCAACAGGCTATCGTCCATATAATATCAATGCTAGTATGATTCAAGTTGTTCCTTCTGGCTTTCCGCGATTTGTTTGTACGGATCAAATACTATTGCTAGTTTTTGATCGAATAATGGTTCCTTTAGTATACTGTTATCCAAATTAATCTCACCCATTATTGC
This window contains:
- a CDS encoding RHS repeat domain-containing protein, encoding MRPEMRTKRVSVTDGAGRLVSVINGEGADEVTYRQTWDGEDRHMSYTDASGNETRLTYDRSGRLLQETNAARRTNGVYV